DNA sequence from the Lycium barbarum isolate Lr01 chromosome 5, ASM1917538v2, whole genome shotgun sequence genome:
CTGCTTATGTGGCTCATCTTAAATCACAAAGGTTGTTGCAATTTTTAATGGGATTGAATGAAAGCTATAGTGCAATCAGAAGCAACATTCTAGCCAGGAAGCCAACTGTAACAGTCAATGAGGCATATGCAGTTGCAACACAGAAGGAGAGTCAAAAGGAACTAGGTATGGTTGATAAGAATAGAGAACCTCTAACTCCCTTTGTAAGAAGGACTCAGGATTATAAACCTAGATATGGAACACCTTGTAGACATTGTAGATACAAAGGCCATCCTGAGAACAGATGTTGTTGGCTGATTGGTTATCCACCAGATTTCAAGAGCAAAAGGAAGGGAAATGATGCTAAAGGTCACAATGACTTCAAACCAACAACAAATGGTATCAAGAAAGCAGAAGCATCAAACAGTGGAGGACAGAAGTTTGGACATCACTTTGCTTCGGAAGAGCAATATCAGGAGTTGGTAAACAAAATAGAGAAGGCAGTACCAGGAGAATATGCTGCAAACATGGCAGGTACTACTTCTTTATTATCCAATATAGGTAAGACTTATGAATGGACAATTGATAGTGGAGCAACACATCATATTACACCTAGCAAAGAATGTTTAAGTACTCGTAGAAGATTAGACAATTTGGATTCTAATGGAGTACAAGTACCAACTGGAAGCACATGTCATATTAAAGGAACAAGAAATGTTTAGATTCTAGAGGCTCATAAACTTGACAGTGTACTTTATGTACCAGACTTCAAATTCCATTTGTTGTCTATATCTTAGCTGAACAGGGAACTGTCTTGTTCAATGTCATTTTTCCCTAATTTTTGCGTACTTCAGGGTCTCTTCAATGGCAAGGTGATGGGGATTGGTAAAGAGAAGGATGGTTTGTACATATTGAAGGAGGTGAAGGCACAAATAAATGCAACAGTGTCAAACTACCACAATGATATTGGTGCAACTTTGTGGCATATGAGACAAGGACATGCTTCAGCAAAAAACAATGCATCACATTAATGACTTGCATAAGATTACAAATAAGACTGTTCAATATGAGGGTGAGATTTGTCCTTTAGCTAAACAATGTAGATTGAAATTCCAGTTAGTCAAAGTAGTATTGTAAACAAGTTTGATCTGGTTCACCTTGACGTCTAGGGTCCTTATAGAAGACTTACATATGATAAGAAACAATATTTTGTCACCATAGTAGATGATTTTAGCAGATATACTTAGTTGTGCTTGATTCAGTCTAAATGTGATGTAACTGTAATACTGGAAGGATTTCTTGCTTTAATAAAAAACCAGTTTGGATTGCCTGTTAAAGTCATTAGATCTGATAATGGGACAGAGTTTTTCAATTCTTTATGTGCTGAACTGCTTAGTTCTAATGGCATAATCCATCAAAGTAGTTGTGTATATAATTTACTACAGAATGGAGTAGTGGAAATGAAGCACGAACATATTTTAAAAATGGATAGGGCATTGAAGTTTCAATGTtccatttcaattcaattttggGGGGATTATGTCAAAACTGCAATGTACTTAATAAATAAATTGCCTTCTAATGTTTTTGGTGGTAAATGTCCTTATGAACTGCTCCATAACAGATCTCCTAAACTGGATCATCTTAGAGTATTTGGATGTTTATGCTATGCTAGTAGATTTCCAAAAGAGGATAAGTTTGCTCCTAGAACCAGAAGAGCTGTGTTGACTGGTTATTCTAAGACACAGAAAGGATACAAGTTGTTTGACATGCATGACAAAGTTTGTTTTGTCAGAAGAAATGTAACATTTAGGGAATATACATTTCTTTATCAAGCTTCGTCCATTCTCGAGAAGGAAGATATGTTTGATTCAACAATTAGCAATACTAATCATGATATGCCAAATGTAGATATTGATCCTGCAAATATCAGTACTcctactgttacaccttggaaattttgtgccatttgcattatgagtaaaatAATGTAAGATCAAAGTGTgcatgaagcccttataaggttaaggagggtatcCAATAATTATAAGTATGCACCTTAAGTTCTAGAATCATATGAAGCGGCGGAAGTAAATTTGTTGAGAGATTGGaaattgagtcatgttttgggaagatttcgtatcatttgagttatacattgcttagaattgccttgagggggagctatagggACCCTTAAaaggttaatgaagttttatgtAAGTGacaagaagattccataaggattggaggtcaaacgaatcgaaaagaacgcatttccGCGAAACCGGGGAAAATGGAGCaagatgcggccgcatactcagtatgctgggCCGTACATTGCCAGAAAAATCACCATTTTGGCTGAGAATTcatgttgtggagggagtatgcAGCCGCATACTCACCGCAACACAGAGCGGTTGGGCTATTTTCAGCCCTTTTTAAATCCCTAAGGACCCCATTTTTCACATTaactttccacacttatttccacacacttctagagggttcttgagagtTATTGAAGGTTCCATAGCAttccaaacctttccatatcatcaagagagaagatcaacatcaaaacctcaaagataatccatggaatGTGATTGTTGTTGCTTCTCTCCAAAGTTGTGACGAACTTGGTCTTGGAAGGAGTTGAGTAAGGTGAAGATCCTTTATTATAAGGtatttatatgattgagttgaTGTGAAGGTTATTCACTCTTATaaaggaaaataattaaagtggagaagccacAAAGTGTTGAAGTGAGGTTGATGACTTTGAGATgaacttgaaaggggattttggataattttgagattgaattgaatataacttcttgaatacggtattgtgaatgttattattgttgtttgggatttGATTGTTTGATAAattaggggaggtgctgcccaaattccattAGCTCgttaattatactagtttgaacttaagagtgttttcatgacttaaccttagtatgaatccttttGGATATAGGTTTTGCGGACTTTGGAGGAGAAAATTAAGTatttaagaagacgtaaaggtatgttaaggctatccctttcgttctaaaggcatgattttccTTATTGTGAATCCATCTAAGATGTCCATAATATCCTacttcctagaaatgctagaagctcataactctcaatgttctcatgatattgttgacaaatattctctatattgatgatgatgatgaggatgattcCATAATATGAAATTGGAGGtacaccgaccttatgtcactccgatagagttgtaatgtttcctttggattctcatgtatgtcatatatgtatatagctattttgtgacatcgagcttatatggtcgatatgatatctattgcgcgcacaccactgtagttgggtacggacaacaccgagTCTTATCATGATCGGGTATGGGCGCCACCGaccctatatggtcgggtatgatattatcattatatgtatatgtatgaaatgttttctttagagaaaTGTTAAGTATGCATGACAATCGTAttaagaggtattatgaggtacaaattcttctctttatcttatgatatcttcatgctttcatcatgtctctattcatgccttatatactcagtacattcttcgtactgacgtctttttaattgtggacgctgcattcatgcccgcaagtagacagggagacagactagacccttaggctgcttcatcagagaTTTCATAaaagtgctccatttgatccgtagctgcagtagttggtattattccttttgtgtacatacttgggcacggcggggtcctgtcccgtctttatgatattatacactccatgtagaggctcgtagacagatgtacataGTTAGATATTCTATAGCCTTATCGGTTCacattttgtattttattttgatagccttgtcggcttgtacatatgggcatggttactgatgtttatatagatgtgTATATGTTTGATGAAACTTGTGTCTCTTTAGTTCGTAGTAAATATGAATTAGCCATGCGGCTCACCTAGATACAATTATGAGAAATATTTTAAGAGGTGCGtggtaggttagctctgggtgcccgtcatggtcctccgattgggtcgtgacaaaagtggtatcagagcagttcgtcctagggtgtgtctacaagccgtgtccactagagtcttatttataggtgtgaagcgcgccacccTTATAAgtaggaggctgcgggcatttagaagtgattgacctttcttcctcatcatagatcgtgcgatagagccatgatgtaAGAATCTCTCTTTTCTTAACCTTGcattatgttttcagcgatgcctgtgaagagaaaagctacagcaaccCAGAAGGAAAAGATAGTGGTAGGTAGGAGGACTCAGCAGGTACTGCCAACAGAAGTAGATGAGGGCCAGTCAcaaaatgaggttccatctcggtcctcgtATACTCCACCCATTTCAGAGGAGCACGCATGAGCCTCAGCCTTAGCTCcaacacccccagttcctccactagATGCCTCCGACCAGGAGATGAGGGAGGCCATCCATTTGCTGATGCAGTTAGTCGCTGCTCAGGCCCAACAATAGGGTGcaggtcatggtgatagagctggTAGTGCTAGAGCCagtgatttcattagtttgaacccttcgaaattctttgggtcaaacccggatgaggacccgcagagcttCATGGATAGAATGCTGAGAATATTGCGGGTAGTACATGCTTCGaatgttgagtcggtagagttagcctcctatagattacgggatatTGCGATTCATTGGTATGCTGTTTGGATGTCGTCTAgaggagttaatgcacctccaccggtgtggcaagagtttgtagatgcatTCCTTCGACACTATTTACCACCAGAGGTTTGATGGGCCAGAGttgataggttcttaaatcttagacaggggaatatgagtgccctagagtatagccttcgttttaattctctggccaggtatgctccggccatggtaccTCACCGGTTTGTGAATGGTttggggccgcatttgatggatggGTGTTTGACAGCCTCACTTCAGGAAGGTATgtatatttctcgcattcaggctcatgcccagAAGGTGGAAGAGCGACAGTAACAACGGAgaggtgagcgtgagcatgataggggttatagtaagagggctaga
Encoded proteins:
- the LOC132642372 gene encoding uncharacterized protein LOC132642372: MGRNGCHDPAPGCECDESTAYVAHLKSQRLLQFLMGLNESYSAIRSNILARKPTVTVNEAYAVATQKESQKELGMVDKNREPLTPFVRRTQDYKPRYGTPCRHCRYKGHPENRCCWLIGYPPDFKSKRKGNDAKGHNDFKPTTNGIKKAEASNSGGQKFGHHFASEEQYQELVNKIEKAVPGEYAANMAGSLQWQGDGDW